The nucleotide sequence GCTCGATGTCGCGCGCATCGGGTGCCGTCGCGGGACCGCTCATTTGAGGCTCGCCAGATAGGCGGAGACGGCGCGCAGCTCGTCCGGCGTAAGCGGCACCATAGGCATATTGTTGCCGGGCTTGATCGTCTGGGGATCAGCAGTCCAGGCGGAGAGCGAGCCGCGCGTGGTCTCGAACAGCCCGGCTGCGATGGTGCGGCGGCTGCCGACATGGGTCAGGTCGGGTCCCGTGGTGCCGCCCGCCGCGGTACCACGAATGGTGTGGCAGGCCGCGCAGGGTTTTGCCAAGAATGTCTGCAAGCCCGCGGCGATCTCCTCTGCCGCCGGTTGGATCGCGTCCCGCCGCTGCGCATTCGCCCATCTATCGAAATCGTCCTGCGTCTCTACAAATACGAGCAGCGCCATATGAGCGTGCTGCATGCCGCAAAATTCGGCGCATTGACCGCGGTAGACGCCGGCGCGTTCGGCGCGAATTGTCAGCTCGTTCGGGCGACCCGGAATAAGGTCCTGCTTGCCCGCGAGGCTCGGCACCCAGAACGAGTGGATCACGTCGAGCCCTTCGAGCTTGAGACGCACGTTGCGGCCGACGGGAATATGAATTTCGTTCGCGGTTTCGAATCGCTGCGATGGATCGGGGCCGATGTATTCTGCGTCCCACCACCATTGCAGGCCGCGCACCCGGATGGTCAGATCGTCCGGTCCTGCGACGCTGAGCGCGCGCGTCGCGAAGAAGCTCATGATAGTGAAGGTGGAGATCATGAGCACGGTGGCGATGGCAGCGCCGGTGACTGCGATCGTCATACGGCGCTCGTTTTGCGGACCGGGTGACGCCGGGCTGTTGTCGCGATTGCGCCAGAGCGCAGCGATCAATGCGATCATCACGAGCATCCAGACCACGGAGCAGACGGCAACAATCAGGATGATGAGATGTCTCAGGCTGATTGCGGAGACGCCATGCGGTTCGAGCACGGATTGCCAGCCGCCGCATCCAGCGAGCAGTGCCGCAAGCACGGCGCAGTGACAGGCTGTTCGAACGTGCCGGATCACGGCGTCGGCCCCTGATCCGGATGGAGCGGCGTCGGCCCCTGATCGAAGAGGATCTTCGCCGGCGCGCGATTCTCGGCAGGTCGCGTCTGTTTCTCGTCGTTGCGGCTGGGCGCCGCCGTCTTGCCTTCATAGGATCCGATGGTCTGGACATAGCCTGCGAGCCGCCAGATCTCCTCGGTCGTCATCTTGTCGCGAAAGGCCGGCATGCCGTGCGGCCGGCCGTCGCGGATCGAGGCGAAGATCGAAACCATCTCGGGACCGTAGTACCACCAGCCGTCGAGGAAGCCCGGCCCGCTGCCGCCCTTGCCGTCGCCATGGCAGGCCTTGCAGCCAAACCAGGAATACAGCCGCTTGCCTTGGCTGAGATTGTAGGCGTTGACCTCGTAAGGTCGGCCGAGCGCGTAATAGACATTCGGTGGCGCGCCGCTGATGCCGTTCGGCATCAGCGCAATCTTGTCCAGCGCATCCGCGACCGGCGGATCGAGCCGCAATTGCCGTTCTTCGCGCTGGCATCCCGCCAAAGCGGTCGCAAGACCAAGGAGAAGGCCGGTCATCCGCTTCATCTGGTCGTCTAGGGGGCAGGCGAGCTATAAACGTCAATCGACATGTCCGGCCGAAGTTCCTGCCGGCTAATTGACATTGTCGTCCAGCATGTTGCGGAAGGCGGTCGCGACCGCGGCCGTGCCGGTTGCGCATCAGAGCAATCTCGCCTTGCTGCTCATGGCGGATGGCATGCGCCATGATGCGCAGGCGCGGGTCACCCCGGCTGTGCCACATCTGGTCAGCCATTTTCACCGCGCCCTTGTGAAGACGGCTCATCGTCTCGATGAAGACCGCGTCGAAGTGCTCGGGCGGCGCGCTCTTGCGGCATCTCGGCCGGCGTCAGAAAGGCCGGCATGACAGCGCGCTCCTCGGCGCTGCAATCCGGCGTCTCCGTATCGAAACCAGCTCAGCCACCAAGTCTCGAAAAATCCGTTCTTGCCGGTCTGGCTTGCGACCATCAGCATGGCGAGCTTCTGCAAATGCGGTGTGCGCGCTCGGCCGCGATCCGTACAAGCTCGATGCCTTGCGCATGATGTGGGGTCATGTGCCGGATTAGGCTTGGTCCGTGTCCGCTGGGGGAGCGCCAAGGCGCTAACTATCTGCACCGGCTAGACAATCTTCTTTTCGAAGACTTCGCAGGCTCTCGTGAGCCACCTTCAATGTACCCATCCGGTAAAGACCCTGGCTAGATCTGTCGTTTCCGTTTGGTCTGGATCTGGCCGCAAAATGGTTCTGGTGTTCAGTCCGGGGTTAGTGGTTCCCTTGGGGGGTCAGTTTGGGTCAATTCGAGCCGGATAGCTGTGATCGTGTCTCCATCGGGGTCCTTTGAGGTGATCGCGCAAGCGACCCCCGCGGGTTCGGCAGCGTGTTTTCCGAATTGTTCGTCAGGCCGGGAAAGATTGACGTCTATAGGGCCATAAGGACATTGAACCCGTTGCCAAATCTCTATTTTCCAAGCAGGAGATCTATCATTTTGAAGTCGACCCGCGAGAGTCCAAGCGGACCGGGACAGCCGAACGTCAGGCGGCGTGCGGTTCTGGAAACGGCACGGAAACTTGGTCTGCTCGGTAGCGAAAACCGTCGGATAGGCGGCCGCGTTTGCCGAGATCTGGTGGCAGCTGCGAAGAAAAAATCCGGCATAACGTCCGACACCGAGCTTGTCGAGTACGCGCTGGCGGAGGTGGCGCTCGAAGACGACTTCGGCACGAGACTCATCCGTCGCAAAGGTAGAGTCCCGAACGACGTCGATCTCGAGTTTTGATCCGCTCCGTGCGCTGCGGCGGATCAAGCCGCACCGCGACCGCGATTCACCGTCGCCATGCGAGTCGTGGAGACGACGCATCTCTGCGTGCGCCGAACTGCTCTTAGATATGTGCGTCTGCATCGATGTGCTTCGAAGTCGCCCTCGGCGTAGTATCCTGCCTTGCTGGCTGGCCGT is from Bradyrhizobium sp. ISRA430 and encodes:
- the coxB gene encoding cytochrome c oxidase subunit II is translated as MIRHVRTACHCAVLAALLAGCGGWQSVLEPHGVSAISLRHLIILIVAVCSVVWMLVMIALIAALWRNRDNSPASPGPQNERRMTIAVTGAAIATVLMISTFTIMSFFATRALSVAGPDDLTIRVRGLQWWWDAEYIGPDPSQRFETANEIHIPVGRNVRLKLEGLDVIHSFWVPSLAGKQDLIPGRPNELTIRAERAGVYRGQCAEFCGMQHAHMALLVFVETQDDFDRWANAQRRDAIQPAAEEIAAGLQTFLAKPCAACHTIRGTAAGGTTGPDLTHVGSRRTIAAGLFETTRGSLSAWTADPQTIKPGNNMPMVPLTPDELRAVSAYLASLK
- a CDS encoding cytochrome c, with translation MTGLLLGLATALAGCQREERQLRLDPPVADALDKIALMPNGISGAPPNVYYALGRPYEVNAYNLSQGKRLYSWFGCKACHGDGKGGSGPGFLDGWWYYGPEMVSIFASIRDGRPHGMPAFRDKMTTEEIWRLAGYVQTIGSYEGKTAAPSRNDEKQTRPAENRAPAKILFDQGPTPLHPDQGPTP